The DNA segment TCGAAGCGCTGAACCCGAAGACGGCAGCCTTCTTCCTTGCCTTCGTTCCGCAGTTCGTGAACCCGGCCGAGGGTCATGTGGCACTGCAGTTTGTGATGCTCGGCTTCGTATCGGTTGCGCTGAACACCGTTGCCGACATCGTGGTCGCTTTCGCGGCGAGCGGCATCCGGGATGGCGCGGCTGCACGTCCCGCGTTGATCCGTCGCCTGCGACAGGGATCGGGAACCGCGATGATCGCGCTGGGCATCGGTCTGGCTCTGGCCAAGCGCCCTGCGAACTGATCCATCGGGCGCAATATCCGCCCAGGGCCGGAAGCAGCCGGCCGCTGTGAGGCGGACCGGGTTCCAACCCCAACCACTTTGTGACGCCCGGTTGCCGCTTCCGGGGTGGGCGGGATCAGCCCACCGGCTGCGCCGTGCGCGGGATCAGCAGCCAGTAACGGCCCTTGCTCCTCATCTTGCCGGCGCGCAGCTCCGCATCCGGGCCGTGGCCCCAGAAGACGTCGCCGCGCACGGGCCCGCGGATGGCCCCGCCCGTATCCTGGGCCACCATCAGCCGGCGGATGCTGGCCTTGCCGTCCAGCGGGTCCTCCGCCTCCAGCCACAGCGGCGTGCCATAGGCGACGAAGCTGCGGTCCACGGCCAGGGAGCGGCCGGGCGTCAGCGGCACGCCCTGCGCCCCGATCGGCCCCTCCCCCTCCAGCAAGCGGAAGAAGACGTAGGACGGGTTCTTGTTCATCACCGCATCCGCCTCGCCCGGATTCGCCTCCAGCCAGGCCCGGATGGACTGCATGGAGACCTCTTCCTTGGAGAGGATGCCGCGCGCCACCAGCTCGCGGCCGATGGCGAAATAGGAATGGCCGTTCTGGGCGTCATAGCCGACACGCAGCTCCGTCCCATCCTCCATCAGCACCCGGCCGGAGCCCTGGATGTGCAGGAAGAAGGCATCCACCGGATCGTCCACCCAGACCAGCTCCAGCCCCTTTTCGGGCAGCTTTCCGGCTTCGATGGCGGCGCGGTCCTCATAGGGGCGCAGGCGGCCATCCACCACCCGGCCGGCCACCCGCTCCCCCTTCAGGGAGGGGCGGAACTCGCCGAGGTCCACCATGACCAGATCGGCGGGGCGGCGGCGCAGCGGCGTCTGGAAGGGACCCTTGCGGGTGCGGCTGCCGCGCAGGCTGGCCTCGTAATAGCCGGTGAACAGCCCCTCGGCCTCGCCATTGTCGCTGGCCAGCATAGGGCGGAACCACTGCTCGAAATAGGCGCGGGCGGCGGCATCGTTGCCGGCCGGCAGCGCCTTCAGGGCGCGGCAGGGTTCGATCCAGTCGGCGATGGCGCCCATGGCCCCGTCGGGGCCCAGCGTCCGGTCCGCCGGCTGGCGGACCAGCCGGTCGCAGGACCGGACGAAGGCGGGAATGGCCTCGGCGTGGCGGTCGGTGCGCCAGCCCGGCAGGTCGCCGAAATCGGCGGGAGACAGAACCAGCTTCGGGGCCGGCGGCTCCTCCGGCGGGCGGGGCGAGCAGGCGGCCAGCCCCAACAGGGCCAGCCCGGTAAGGGCAAGGGTCAGGGTCCGGCGCATGGGTCGG comes from the Indioceanicola profundi genome and includes:
- the mltA gene encoding murein transglycosylase A; its protein translation is MRRTLTLALTGLALLGLAACSPRPPEEPPAPKLVLSPADFGDLPGWRTDRHAEAIPAFVRSCDRLVRQPADRTLGPDGAMGAIADWIEPCRALKALPAGNDAAARAYFEQWFRPMLASDNGEAEGLFTGYYEASLRGSRTRKGPFQTPLRRRPADLVMVDLGEFRPSLKGERVAGRVVDGRLRPYEDRAAIEAGKLPEKGLELVWVDDPVDAFFLHIQGSGRVLMEDGTELRVGYDAQNGHSYFAIGRELVARGILSKEEVSMQSIRAWLEANPGEADAVMNKNPSYVFFRLLEGEGPIGAQGVPLTPGRSLAVDRSFVAYGTPLWLEAEDPLDGKASIRRLMVAQDTGGAIRGPVRGDVFWGHGPDAELRAGKMRSKGRYWLLIPRTAQPVG